A window from Pagrus major chromosome 4, Pma_NU_1.0 encodes these proteins:
- the LOC140994709 gene encoding high choriolytic enzyme 1-like translates to MTPSASLLLLLLLGLCQAHPLQEEGGQEEEEVPDSMDITTRILTSNNATDEFLLEGDLLAPTTRNAMTCWYQSCQWRKASNGMVMIPFTMSGEFSGWERQKIDNAMKAFHSSTCIRFVPRQNEYDYISVENKGGCFSALGRTGGRQVLSLNRQGCLYHGIIQHEINHALGFQHEQTRSDRDYYVRINWENIDPNMAYNFYKQNTNNLNTPYDYSSIMHYGRTAFSIQHGRDSITPIPNANAQIGQRQGMSYWDIMRINLLYGC, encoded by the coding sequence ATGACTCCCTCtgccagcctgctgctgctgctcctgctcggCCTCTGTCAGGCACATCCTCTCCAAGAGGAAGgaggccaagaagaagaagaagtcccaGACAGCATGGACATCACCACCAGGATTCTGACCTCCAACAACGCCACCGATGAGTTCCTGCTGGAAGGAGACCTGCTGGCTCCCACAACCAGAAACGCCATGACGTGCTGGTACCAGAGCTGCCAGTGGAGGAAAGCTTCCAACGGCATGGTGATGATCCCCTTCACCATGAGCGGTGAGTTCAGCGGCTGGGAGAGGCAGAAGATCGACAACGCCATGAAGGCCTTCCACAGCAGTACCTGCATCCGCTTCGTCCCCCGTCAGAACGAGTACGACTACATCAGCGTGGAGAACAAAGGCGGATGTTTCTCCGCTCTGGGCAGAACGGGAGGCAGACAGGTGCTCTCTCTCAACAGGCAGGGCTGCCTCTACCACGGCATCATCCAGCACGAGATCAACCACGCTCTGGGCTTCCAGCACGAACAGACCAGGAGCGACCGCGACTACTACGTCAGGATCAACTGGGAGAACATCGACCCCAACATGGCCTACAACTTCTACAAGCAGAACACCAACAACCTGAACACCCCCTACGACTACTCCTCCATCATGCACTATGGAAGAACAGCCTTCTCCATCCAGCACGGCAGGGACTCCATCACCCCCATCCCCAACGCCAACGCGCAGATCGGCCAGAGGCAGGGCATGTCCTACTGGGACATCATGAGGATCAACCTGCTCTACGGCTGCTGA